A single Vibrio sp. YMD68 DNA region contains:
- a CDS encoding diguanylate cyclase, giving the protein MNIRTQLTWLYTIATIILIVVVLSVVRYFERQMTIDLLWKYGQIASTFDFDSLLHDVEHDVSIVDALATNRAIVAWAQDTDYVQFKHSALQVLHDYHQRFHSQNSFIALDQSLEYYFFDSSQTSVSGVGALQHQLEEGNEHDRWFFDHKSSALTVNVNLDYSKELDEIFLWINQGIYHKGKFLGIAGTGLDISEYKQHLKENAEVGINTILVDPFYQIQLPRRPQPPQQDSKPLAFRSIIETIVDEQDYLNIEYLMERQRLGQEPDRLVTKLESNNIVAAIQYIDAINWYEISFINEKHILQYKQSHLIYILIAVVIVTFSLALYAVIDKLFIKPIVDTHASLHRYLDPNDNAEKMRFNKKPSNEIGAMMSLLELMTHPPKQKSERQSFQSTPTRHDLHSLETLDPSTGLYSKVGIEREISKAIAISQREGTRFGLLWVDIEQYNCHDLSLSSDIDDEVSYSVAAAIQTCVREYDSVCRWSHRDFLLMTNTDSDRSLEDLCKRLVRQIRSVPMLSDYRLTIGGACIDSKDSMRDALAKADGALYLAKRSANKSYVLWSVADESVAKSLFDS; this is encoded by the coding sequence ATGAATATTCGCACCCAACTTACCTGGCTTTATACGATTGCTACGATCATTTTGATAGTGGTTGTTTTGTCGGTGGTCCGGTATTTTGAGCGCCAAATGACGATCGATCTGTTGTGGAAATATGGACAGATAGCGTCGACTTTCGATTTTGATAGTCTCTTACATGATGTTGAGCATGATGTCAGTATCGTTGACGCATTGGCGACAAATCGCGCTATCGTCGCCTGGGCGCAAGACACCGATTATGTTCAATTCAAGCATTCTGCTTTGCAGGTTCTTCATGATTATCACCAACGATTTCATTCCCAAAACTCATTCATTGCTTTAGACCAGTCACTGGAGTACTACTTTTTTGATTCTAGTCAGACCTCGGTGTCGGGGGTTGGTGCTCTTCAACATCAATTAGAAGAAGGGAATGAGCATGATCGTTGGTTTTTCGATCACAAATCCAGTGCGCTAACCGTGAATGTGAATTTAGATTACAGCAAGGAACTCGATGAAATATTTCTCTGGATTAATCAGGGTATTTACCATAAAGGTAAATTTCTAGGCATTGCTGGGACGGGTCTAGATATCTCAGAGTACAAACAGCACTTAAAGGAAAACGCAGAGGTAGGTATTAATACCATACTGGTTGATCCGTTTTACCAAATCCAGCTTCCACGTCGTCCACAACCGCCTCAACAGGATTCTAAACCTCTAGCATTTAGGTCCATTATTGAGACGATTGTAGATGAACAAGACTACCTGAATATTGAGTATTTGATGGAAAGGCAGAGGCTAGGTCAGGAGCCAGATAGGTTAGTAACAAAATTAGAAAGCAATAATATCGTCGCTGCAATCCAATATATTGATGCCATCAACTGGTATGAAATCTCGTTTATCAATGAAAAACACATTCTCCAATATAAACAGTCACATTTGATTTACATCTTAATCGCTGTTGTGATCGTTACTTTCTCTTTGGCGCTTTATGCCGTTATCGACAAACTGTTCATAAAGCCAATAGTTGATACGCACGCTTCCTTGCATCGATATTTAGATCCAAATGATAATGCGGAAAAAATGCGATTTAATAAAAAACCAAGTAACGAAATTGGGGCAATGATGAGTCTACTAGAATTGATGACCCACCCGCCCAAGCAGAAATCAGAGCGACAGTCTTTTCAATCGACACCGACACGACATGACCTTCATAGCTTAGAAACGTTAGACCCATCGACAGGGTTATACAGCAAAGTAGGAATAGAAAGAGAGATCTCAAAGGCGATAGCCATTTCTCAACGAGAGGGAACGCGCTTTGGTTTGCTGTGGGTAGATATTGAACAATATAATTGTCATGATTTGTCTCTATCATCAGATATTGACGATGAAGTGAGCTATTCAGTCGCCGCAGCGATACAGACTTGCGTTAGAGAATATGATTCGGTTTGTCGTTGGAGTCATCGAGATTTTTTACTCATGACCAACACCGATAGCGACAGATCACTAGAAGATTTATGTAAAAGGCTTGTACGTCAAATACGCAGTGTTCCTATGTTATCTGATTACCGTTTGACAATCGGGGGAGCGTGCATTGATTCAAAGGATTCAATGAGAGACGCTCTTGCTAAAGCAGATGGCGCTTTATATTTAGCGAAACGTTCGGCGAATAAATCCTATGTACTATGGTCAGTCGCTGATGAATCTGTAGCAAAATCGTTGTTTGATTCGTAG